The Halalkalibacter krulwichiae genome has a segment encoding these proteins:
- a CDS encoding dienelactone hydrolase family protein: MWSPDLFLKQLYGDLLKKHNNYDAHWKTRLKGHLQNSLGDFSHLRAELNPITLGKVEYEDYFRLRVEITTSHSLKMPIYVLIPKMRKIVKRPAVLALHGHGYGSKEVVGLHPGGLENKGNPGIHKNVAVELVKKGMVVIAPELVGFGDRKLTRDKTKELATDNSCFELSSQLLLMGKTLAGLRVFECRRVLDYMETMEEIDSAHIGCIGLSGGGLVAGFTSALDLRIRATVISGYTNTFKGSIMARRHCLDNYLPGILIHAELPELLGLISPRPLFVEAGIWDHLFPYTEVKNALRTIDSIYKSDDASSHLSAHFFEGGHEICGERSYDWLIQQLNIET, encoded by the coding sequence ATGTGGTCGCCTGATCTTTTTTTAAAGCAACTATATGGAGATTTACTAAAAAAACATAACAATTATGATGCACATTGGAAAACAAGATTAAAAGGCCATCTTCAAAATTCGTTAGGTGATTTTTCTCATTTGCGAGCAGAATTAAACCCAATAACGCTAGGAAAAGTAGAGTATGAAGATTATTTTCGTCTAAGAGTTGAAATAACAACATCTCATTCTCTTAAGATGCCGATTTATGTGCTAATACCAAAGATGAGAAAAATAGTGAAGCGCCCAGCTGTGTTGGCTCTACATGGGCATGGGTATGGAAGCAAAGAGGTTGTCGGTTTGCATCCTGGTGGTTTGGAGAACAAAGGCAATCCAGGTATTCATAAGAATGTAGCAGTTGAATTGGTAAAAAAAGGAATGGTTGTCATTGCTCCTGAGCTTGTTGGTTTTGGAGATCGAAAGTTAACTCGTGATAAAACGAAAGAACTTGCGACGGACAATTCTTGTTTTGAACTATCTAGCCAACTTTTATTAATGGGCAAAACATTAGCAGGGCTTAGGGTGTTTGAATGTCGCAGGGTACTTGACTATATGGAAACAATGGAAGAGATTGATTCCGCTCACATAGGCTGTATCGGACTTTCAGGCGGTGGATTAGTTGCAGGTTTTACTTCCGCATTAGACCTTCGAATTAGAGCTACGGTTATTAGTGGATATACAAATACATTTAAAGGAAGCATTATGGCAAGAAGGCATTGTCTTGATAACTATTTACCGGGAATTCTTATTCATGCGGAATTACCAGAGTTATTAGGCTTAATTTCACCGAGGCCATTATTTGTTGAAGCAGGTATTTGGGATCACCTTTTTCCGTATACAGAAGTGAAAAATGCTCTACGAACGATAGATAGTATCTATAAAAGTGACGACGCTTCAAGTCATTTATCGGCTCATTTCTTCGAGGGAGGACATGAAATTTGTGGTGAAAGGTCTTATGACTGGTTAATTCAACAACTTAATATTGAAACGTAG
- a CDS encoding glycoside hydrolase family 43 protein: METFKNPILPGFYPDPSICRAGEDYYLVTSSFEYFPGVPIFHSKDLVNWRQIGHVLDRPSQLNLENIPCSKGIYAPTIRYCNGVFYMITTFVESQTGERRNFYVTATDPAGAWSEPIWLEDAPGIDPSLFFDEDGKVYFTANRVPPEGQQYAKHMEIYLQELDLESQKLVGPKYSLWDGALKQIHAQEGPHVYRVDGMYYLLIAEGGTGFTHSVTIARSETITGPYEVCKTNPILTHRHLGRQYPIINVGHADMVQTQTGEWWMVCLASRPYGGNFSNLGRETFLVPFVWEKGWPVVNPGKGIIEEEMPRPKLKLHRWSVEPACDHFDGEHLGQQWNFIRTPEEEFHSLNERPGCVTLKTRPETIMEQSSPSFIGRRQQHMNFVARTLLEFKPKSNEEVAGLVLLQSKDFQIRMECTQINDEQVIRLIKREKGEDSTWSVKKITSERIYLKVEAYGQDYNFYYSEKPEEWKVLIENVDGRILSMEADGGFVGTYIGLYTSSNGHQSDNSAYFHYFEYL; encoded by the coding sequence GTGGAGACCTTTAAGAACCCCATTTTACCAGGATTTTATCCAGATCCGTCCATTTGCCGGGCAGGTGAGGATTATTATTTAGTTACATCGTCATTTGAGTACTTCCCTGGTGTTCCGATTTTTCATAGTAAAGACCTTGTGAATTGGCGTCAAATTGGGCATGTACTCGATCGCCCATCACAATTAAATTTAGAGAACATTCCTTGTTCAAAAGGAATCTATGCTCCTACAATTCGCTACTGTAATGGCGTATTTTATATGATAACGACATTCGTAGAAAGTCAAACTGGGGAAAGAAGAAACTTTTATGTAACAGCAACCGACCCAGCTGGAGCTTGGTCAGAACCAATTTGGTTAGAGGATGCACCTGGTATTGATCCTTCTTTATTTTTTGATGAAGATGGGAAGGTCTACTTTACAGCTAATCGAGTTCCACCAGAAGGACAGCAATATGCAAAACACATGGAAATCTATTTACAAGAATTAGATTTAGAATCTCAAAAACTTGTAGGGCCAAAATATAGTTTGTGGGACGGGGCTTTGAAGCAAATTCATGCACAAGAAGGTCCACATGTTTACCGGGTGGATGGGATGTACTATTTACTAATTGCAGAAGGAGGAACCGGGTTCACTCATTCTGTCACGATAGCAAGAAGTGAAACGATTACAGGCCCATATGAAGTGTGCAAAACAAATCCAATTTTAACGCATCGTCATTTAGGAAGGCAATATCCGATTATCAACGTAGGGCATGCAGATATGGTTCAAACGCAAACCGGAGAATGGTGGATGGTTTGTTTAGCATCACGTCCGTATGGCGGCAATTTCAGTAATCTTGGAAGGGAAACGTTTTTAGTTCCTTTTGTTTGGGAAAAGGGTTGGCCAGTTGTAAATCCAGGCAAAGGCATTATAGAGGAAGAAATGCCTCGACCGAAATTGAAATTACACCGCTGGTCAGTTGAGCCAGCATGTGATCATTTTGATGGAGAGCATCTGGGACAGCAATGGAATTTCATTAGAACTCCTGAAGAAGAATTTCATTCATTAAATGAGCGCCCTGGCTGTGTAACATTAAAAACAAGGCCTGAAACCATTATGGAACAATCAAGCCCTAGCTTTATCGGAAGAAGACAGCAGCATATGAATTTTGTTGCAAGGACGCTATTGGAATTTAAACCAAAGTCAAATGAAGAGGTAGCTGGGCTCGTTTTATTACAAAGCAAGGATTTTCAAATTCGGATGGAGTGCACACAAATAAATGATGAGCAAGTTATTCGTTTAATTAAAAGAGAAAAAGGTGAGGACAGTACTTGGTCAGTTAAGAAAATAACATCTGAAAGAATCTATCTAAAAGTTGAGGCTTATGGCCAAGATTATAACTTCTATTATTCAGAGAAGCCAGAAGAATGGAAGGTATTAATTGAAAATGTTGATGGACGCATTCTTAGTATGGAAGCTGATGGGGGCTTCGTCGGGACGTATATCGGCCTCTATACTAGTAGCAATGGACATCAATCAGATAACTCGGCTTATTTTCACTATTTTGAGTATCTGTAA
- a CDS encoding glycoside hydrolase family 28 protein: MLVYDITHFGAKGDRLTDNTKAIADTIQACHEAGGGTVYIPAGTFLTGPIELKSDMTLHIETGGVVLFHTAFDQYKPVQTRWSGYECYGYSPLIYGNGLKNVMIRGNGIFDGQGAAWWQKYHDIKNGELYSSSVTKHLMELNVSKIDMATNLVEWKTQFLRPPLLQLIHCEQVTLEGITLQNSPFWNTHLVYCNHVSVRGVTFKNPADTPNGDGFDIDSCSNVRVSDCHFDVGDDCLCLKSGINEDGRRVGRPTENVTVTNCTMQAGHGGVVMGSENSGGIRNVVVSNCVFIGTDRGIRIKTNRARGAYIENILVNNIFMDNVLCPLAINSFYRYGIDEADPLMTRQEAIPVTEKTPKIKHIQISNVTAKNCRASAGFIYGLPEMPVEDVSLRHVTFETTLDPNEQGGEPDMVKEEIHMAGEGIYCKHVDGIEFHRVRVETRQGPALMMDDVRNVDIDHLLMKNRHTNTPVIEIGGVKNIYLSGRQVRQLGDDYISAQDSRYLESIVRS; encoded by the coding sequence ATGTTGGTTTATGATATTACTCATTTTGGTGCAAAAGGAGATCGGTTAACAGACAACACGAAAGCAATCGCAGATACGATACAGGCGTGTCATGAAGCTGGTGGAGGAACGGTGTATATTCCAGCAGGTACTTTTTTAACAGGGCCAATCGAGCTTAAAAGTGATATGACATTGCATATTGAAACGGGTGGTGTGGTGCTGTTTCATACTGCTTTTGATCAATATAAGCCTGTTCAAACAAGATGGTCAGGTTATGAATGTTATGGTTATTCACCACTTATCTATGGAAATGGCCTGAAAAATGTCATGATTAGAGGAAATGGAATATTTGACGGTCAAGGAGCCGCGTGGTGGCAAAAGTATCATGACATAAAAAATGGAGAACTGTATTCCTCATCCGTAACGAAACATTTAATGGAATTGAATGTTTCAAAAATTGATATGGCTACAAATTTAGTTGAATGGAAGACTCAATTTTTACGACCACCTTTGCTTCAACTCATTCATTGTGAACAAGTTACACTTGAGGGAATCACATTGCAAAACTCGCCATTTTGGAATACGCACTTAGTCTATTGTAATCATGTCTCAGTACGAGGAGTTACGTTTAAAAATCCTGCTGATACACCAAACGGAGATGGATTTGATATTGATTCATGCTCGAATGTGCGTGTTTCTGATTGCCATTTTGATGTAGGTGATGATTGTCTTTGTTTGAAATCTGGAATCAATGAAGATGGAAGAAGAGTGGGGCGTCCGACAGAAAATGTCACCGTCACAAATTGTACGATGCAAGCTGGTCACGGTGGGGTTGTAATGGGAAGTGAGAATTCTGGTGGGATAAGAAATGTAGTCGTGTCTAACTGTGTGTTCATTGGAACAGATCGTGGCATTCGAATTAAAACGAATCGAGCGCGTGGAGCTTATATTGAAAACATACTAGTAAATAACATCTTTATGGATAATGTCCTATGTCCATTAGCAATTAATTCTTTTTATCGTTATGGGATTGATGAAGCCGACCCCCTAATGACAAGGCAAGAAGCGATTCCTGTTACGGAAAAAACACCGAAAATCAAACATATTCAAATCAGCAATGTCACAGCTAAAAATTGCCGTGCTTCTGCCGGATTTATTTACGGCCTACCTGAAATGCCGGTGGAAGATGTATCGTTGCGTCATGTCACGTTCGAAACAACACTTGATCCAAATGAGCAAGGTGGAGAACCGGATATGGTGAAAGAGGAGATTCATATGGCGGGAGAGGGGATTTATTGCAAGCATGTTGATGGCATTGAATTTCACCGAGTAAGAGTTGAAACAAGACAAGGGCCCGCATTAATGATGGATGATGTTCGGAATGTCGATATTGACCATTTACTTATGAAAAACCGTCATACGAATACACCTGTTATCGAAATTGGTGGTGTTAAGAATATTTACCTTTCAGGCCGTCAAGTTAGGCAGTTAGGAGACGATTATATTTCTGCACAAGATAGTCGATATCTAGAAAGTATTGTAAGAAGTTAA
- a CDS encoding MFS transporter, whose translation MKLLSVPKEKRLSKQAVITLVNHTIFQFGNSLSLIFINLYLWRLTESLVVNGLFNLTAILSQAIATLVIGKIAKQKGHLVIYRYGIFLTALFYLCIVVTQENMVHYFMWFALLRGISQATYWLSYFTLAHEVSSNQNRHRYLGWNQVLMGLANLVGPAVAGVVISWHTELTGYVIVFSVAFIMFIIATIGSVRIEKVETHHKEYYMKYIGQIIKKRKGFGRSLFGWFIIGFPQGILMYIPPILLFTIFPNESFIGYMNVLFLSLSILASYIISRIANLESTKRYLYISAIGMLVSSMFLLSEISIWTVVLFMAIQSLFKPLQANTYAVYYFQWLDFIPLKENFRVESVVLREALINLGRGLGIVLFMVFSTEINPETIPWILVFVMAIQILIPSLAKKHN comes from the coding sequence ATGAAACTACTTTCAGTGCCAAAAGAAAAACGGTTATCAAAACAAGCAGTTATTACGCTTGTGAATCATACAATTTTTCAATTTGGGAACTCTTTATCATTGATTTTTATTAACTTGTATTTATGGCGCTTAACAGAAAGTTTAGTAGTTAATGGTTTGTTTAATTTGACTGCTATATTATCGCAAGCAATCGCAACTTTAGTAATTGGGAAAATCGCAAAGCAAAAAGGACATCTCGTCATTTATCGGTATGGCATTTTTCTAACAGCATTGTTTTACTTATGTATCGTCGTTACTCAAGAGAATATGGTTCATTATTTTATGTGGTTTGCTTTATTAAGAGGTATTTCTCAAGCGACTTATTGGTTAAGTTATTTTACGCTTGCGCATGAAGTATCTAGCAATCAAAATCGGCATCGTTATCTAGGCTGGAACCAAGTTCTAATGGGATTAGCGAATTTAGTAGGTCCTGCTGTTGCAGGGGTTGTGATTAGTTGGCATACAGAGCTTACAGGGTATGTAATTGTTTTTTCTGTTGCGTTTATCATGTTTATCATCGCGACGATTGGTAGTGTCAGGATTGAAAAGGTAGAAACTCACCATAAAGAATATTACATGAAATATATTGGTCAAATCATTAAGAAAAGAAAAGGATTTGGAAGATCGTTATTTGGATGGTTTATTATTGGATTTCCACAAGGAATTTTAATGTATATTCCTCCGATCTTATTGTTTACAATTTTTCCTAATGAAAGCTTTATAGGATATATGAATGTTTTATTTCTAAGTTTATCAATTCTTGCTAGTTATATTATTTCACGAATTGCAAATTTGGAATCAACAAAGCGCTATTTATATATTTCAGCAATTGGAATGTTAGTTTCTTCAATGTTTTTACTATCGGAGATTTCGATTTGGACAGTCGTTTTGTTTATGGCTATTCAGTCATTATTTAAGCCGTTACAAGCAAACACATACGCAGTCTACTATTTTCAATGGCTTGATTTTATTCCGTTAAAAGAGAATTTTCGTGTAGAATCCGTTGTGTTACGTGAGGCACTTATCAATTTAGGCAGAGGTTTAGGTATTGTCTTATTTATGGTCTTTTCAACTGAAATAAATCCAGAGACAATACCGTGGATACTTGTATTTGTTATGGCGATTCAAATACTTATTCCGAGTCTTGCAAAAAAACACAATTAG
- a CDS encoding carbohydrate ABC transporter permease has product MVGDKSFGSRLFNFTNLTLLAIIALLCVLPFIHVLAASFTTSAELAEKRFVLFPTVWSLDAYRYIFSTDTVMRSMMISIGVTLGGTAFSMFLSTLTAYGLSRQDLVGRRFIMFFIVFTMLFNGGMIPTFLVVQQTGLLNSLAALVIPVAINAFNMIILKSFFQNLPAGLEESAKIDGCSDFGILFRIVIPCSMPAIATISLFYAVTYWNTYMHAILYLSDSSKWPVQVLLRQIVVLASGLNYDGAEFTSVPPPEITIKMAVIVVATIPVLIVYPFLQKYFAKGALIGSMKG; this is encoded by the coding sequence ATGGTTGGAGACAAGTCATTTGGCAGTCGTCTATTTAATTTTACAAACCTTACACTTTTGGCAATCATCGCGTTGCTTTGTGTCTTGCCGTTTATTCATGTATTAGCTGCTTCATTTACAACTAGTGCAGAATTAGCAGAAAAGCGATTTGTATTATTCCCTACAGTTTGGAGTTTAGATGCATATAGATACATTTTCTCTACAGACACCGTAATGAGATCAATGATGATTTCCATTGGAGTAACGTTAGGTGGAACAGCATTTAGTATGTTCTTATCGACACTCACAGCATATGGACTTTCGCGACAGGATCTAGTTGGTAGAAGATTTATCATGTTCTTCATCGTTTTCACGATGTTATTTAATGGAGGGATGATCCCGACATTCTTAGTTGTTCAACAAACGGGCTTACTAAATTCATTAGCTGCTCTCGTTATTCCTGTTGCTATTAATGCCTTTAATATGATTATTCTAAAAAGTTTCTTCCAAAATCTTCCTGCGGGTTTAGAGGAGTCAGCAAAGATTGATGGTTGTAGTGATTTTGGAATATTATTCCGAATTGTTATCCCATGTTCGATGCCAGCGATTGCAACAATCTCTTTATTCTATGCGGTAACTTATTGGAACACGTATATGCATGCAATTCTTTATCTGAGTGATTCGTCTAAATGGCCTGTACAAGTTTTATTAAGACAAATCGTTGTTTTAGCTAGCGGATTAAACTATGACGGGGCAGAGTTCACAAGTGTTCCACCACCTGAAATCACAATCAAAATGGCTGTAATTGTTGTTGCGACGATTCCTGTATTAATTGTTTATCCTTTCTTACAGAAGTATTTTGCTAAAGGTGCTTTAATTGGTTCAATGAAAGGTTAA
- a CDS encoding YesL family protein, producing MEMNGFMGSFYRISIFISRLAYINFLWILFTLMGVIIFGFMPATVAMFAVTRKWVNGAEDFPIFKTFWQFYKEEFLKANLYGLFFVFTGYIIYINFLLVADQVLWMTIARYILLVISILFIVTVLMFFPVYVHLKLKGSEYLKTALFLGLAYPQYTVIMVFGIVGIQYLMMFLPGLIPFFTASLMAYLLVRIANIIFRVVERKNQAIEEDQMAKEIQVY from the coding sequence ATGGAAATGAATGGCTTTATGGGAAGTTTTTATAGGATTAGCATATTTATTTCTCGTCTTGCTTATATTAATTTTTTATGGATTTTATTTACGCTTATGGGGGTCATCATTTTTGGTTTCATGCCTGCAACAGTAGCAATGTTTGCTGTAACAAGGAAGTGGGTAAATGGAGCAGAAGATTTTCCGATATTTAAGACATTTTGGCAATTTTATAAGGAAGAATTTTTAAAGGCTAATTTATATGGACTATTTTTTGTTTTTACTGGTTACATCATTTATATTAATTTTCTATTAGTAGCCGATCAAGTGTTGTGGATGACAATTGCAAGGTATATTCTGCTTGTTATTAGCATTTTATTTATTGTAACGGTATTAATGTTCTTCCCAGTATATGTTCATTTGAAACTGAAAGGTTCTGAATATTTGAAAACGGCTTTATTTCTTGGCCTTGCTTATCCCCAGTATACAGTCATTATGGTGTTTGGGATTGTTGGGATCCAGTATTTAATGATGTTTCTACCTGGATTGATCCCGTTCTTTACTGCCAGTTTAATGGCTTATTTATTAGTACGGATAGCTAATATTATATTTAGAGTTGTAGAAAGAAAAAATCAAGCGATTGAAGAAGATCAAATGGCAAAAGAAATTCAAGTTTACTAG
- a CDS encoding extracellular solute-binding protein, protein MFKSKKVFGLVFTFALFAMLLSACSNNESTSSGDTDSSGSTGDSSDVDVNSIEPIEFSIMTNLHTAETPDKKIQELIEERTGYTLDIQWVPDSSYEERLNTAFATGSFPEAVRVGFQHLNQFKDAIRNDQFWEIGPYLDQFEYLSNFNDEILANTTVDGKIYGIYQGRPLSRQGMIYRKDWADNLGLEAPTTTDEFMEMVRAFTEDDPNGTGRNDTIGLADRSDLVYGGFKTVASWFGTPHEWGEKDGELLPEFMFPEFMETLDFYHEMHSNGYINQDFPVTSKQDQVALLTNGTAGVYVGSMEDVTSLYNDASALNPDIEFDVHNYVEGPHGEFGVWAIPGFSELVMFPKSAVESEEKLLSILGFYNELMNPEIANILYWGIEGEHYEVIDGKASAITTDQQKIDREIRPYLTLEVGEPATNGRYTIYTDYEVRQKADQLILENNDYLITDPTIILDSETFIRDGDRLKQMIDDATVRYILGQTDKEGFEAAVENWKSQGGNAVIEEFNASYQEQN, encoded by the coding sequence ATGTTTAAGTCTAAGAAGGTTTTTGGTTTAGTCTTTACCTTTGCTTTATTTGCAATGTTACTTTCTGCTTGCAGCAATAATGAAAGCACTTCAAGTGGTGACACTGACTCTTCTGGAAGTACGGGAGATTCAAGTGATGTCGATGTTAACTCAATAGAACCGATTGAGTTTTCTATTATGACAAACCTTCATACAGCAGAAACTCCTGATAAGAAAATTCAAGAACTAATCGAAGAAAGAACAGGCTACACGTTAGATATTCAATGGGTTCCAGACAGTAGTTATGAAGAAAGATTAAACACGGCATTTGCTACAGGTTCTTTCCCAGAAGCTGTTCGTGTTGGATTCCAACATTTAAATCAATTTAAAGATGCAATTCGTAACGATCAGTTTTGGGAGATTGGACCATATCTTGACCAATTTGAGTACTTAAGTAATTTTAATGATGAAATTCTAGCTAATACAACAGTAGACGGAAAAATTTATGGTATTTACCAGGGTAGACCATTATCTCGTCAAGGAATGATTTACCGTAAGGATTGGGCTGATAATTTAGGTCTTGAAGCACCAACAACAACAGACGAATTTATGGAAATGGTGAGAGCCTTTACTGAAGATGATCCAAATGGTACTGGGCGTAATGATACGATTGGTTTAGCAGATCGTAGTGACCTAGTATATGGTGGGTTTAAAACAGTTGCGTCTTGGTTTGGAACACCACATGAGTGGGGCGAAAAAGATGGAGAATTATTACCAGAATTTATGTTCCCTGAGTTTATGGAAACGTTAGACTTCTATCATGAAATGCATTCAAACGGTTATATTAACCAAGATTTCCCTGTAACAAGTAAGCAAGACCAAGTAGCTTTATTAACAAATGGTACAGCTGGTGTGTATGTTGGTTCAATGGAAGATGTGACAAGTCTTTATAATGATGCAAGTGCATTAAACCCAGATATTGAATTTGATGTTCATAACTATGTCGAAGGACCGCATGGTGAATTTGGGGTCTGGGCAATTCCTGGATTTAGTGAATTAGTAATGTTTCCTAAATCTGCCGTTGAGTCAGAAGAAAAGCTTCTTAGCATTCTAGGTTTTTATAACGAGCTTATGAATCCTGAGATTGCTAACATTCTTTATTGGGGAATTGAGGGAGAGCATTACGAAGTCATTGACGGAAAAGCTTCTGCAATTACAACAGATCAACAGAAAATAGATAGAGAGATTCGTCCATATTTAACACTAGAAGTTGGAGAGCCTGCGACGAATGGTCGTTACACCATATATACGGATTATGAAGTAAGACAAAAGGCAGACCAATTAATCTTAGAAAACAATGATTATTTAATTACAGATCCAACAATCATCTTAGATTCAGAAACATTTATACGCGATGGCGATAGATTAAAGCAAATGATTGATGATGCAACAGTTCGCTACATTCTTGGTCAAACGGATAAAGAAGGATTCGAAGCAGCGGTTGAAAACTGGAAATCACAAGGTGGAAACGCTGTTATTGAAGAATTCAACGCTTCATATCAAGAACAAAATTAA
- a CDS encoding cupin domain-containing protein has protein sequence MTTIGKWEIVDKGVKRKIHQPGKQLMMMEVEFEAGGIGVEHSHPHEQYTYCLSGKFEFKVAGETIVLTKGETLYIPGEAIHSCLALEDGSLLDTFTPLREDLLDFS, from the coding sequence GTGACAACAATCGGCAAGTGGGAAATTGTAGACAAAGGGGTCAAGAGAAAGATTCACCAACCTGGAAAGCAGTTAATGATGATGGAGGTTGAATTTGAAGCTGGTGGAATCGGGGTGGAGCATAGTCATCCACATGAACAATACACATACTGTCTTTCTGGAAAATTTGAATTTAAAGTCGCGGGCGAGACCATTGTACTAACAAAGGGAGAAACCTTATATATACCAGGTGAGGCCATACATAGCTGCCTTGCACTTGAAGATGGCTCACTTCTTGATACATTCACACCACTAAGAGAGGATTTACTTGACTTTTCATAA
- a CDS encoding glycoside hydrolase family 88/105 protein, whose translation MTNQTVINGKSALEWAKKASESLMKQYEPIMLPPANRWHYHQGVFLCGLHSVWQETNNQDYIQYFKEYVDKLVDENGNFYFERDQLDAIQPGLLLLPLYQHTGEERYKVAATKLRNLLNTINITSEGGFWHKDKYPYQMWLDGLYMAGPFTLQYGQQFNEPELIDLVLHQEALMRKNTKDHRTGLYFHGWDESGKTPWSVPETHTAPEIWGRSLGWYGLAVVDLISLLPDQHPKKSELIEVLQNLVGNLIRYQDAESGLWYQVIDKGHLEDNWLESSCSSLFVYTIAKAVRLGYIDDKYYENAKKGFEGIITHAIKLDEHDNVILTGICIGTSIGVYDYYVERETSENDLHGVGAFILASMQMYQLEKK comes from the coding sequence ATGACAAATCAAACGGTAATAAACGGAAAAAGTGCATTAGAGTGGGCAAAGAAAGCAAGTGAAAGTCTGATGAAGCAATATGAGCCAATTATGCTACCTCCGGCCAACCGTTGGCATTATCACCAAGGTGTGTTTTTATGTGGGCTCCACAGTGTTTGGCAGGAAACAAATAACCAAGACTATATTCAATACTTTAAGGAATATGTTGATAAATTAGTTGATGAAAATGGCAACTTTTATTTTGAGCGTGATCAGTTAGATGCGATCCAGCCAGGCTTACTATTGCTACCTTTGTATCAACATACTGGTGAAGAGCGTTATAAAGTGGCAGCAACGAAACTTCGCAATCTGCTAAATACAATTAATATAACGAGTGAAGGAGGCTTTTGGCATAAAGACAAGTATCCTTACCAAATGTGGCTGGATGGATTATATATGGCAGGGCCATTTACCTTACAATATGGTCAGCAATTCAATGAACCAGAATTAATTGATCTGGTCCTACACCAAGAAGCTTTAATGAGAAAAAATACAAAAGATCATCGTACGGGACTTTATTTTCATGGATGGGATGAAAGTGGTAAAACACCTTGGAGTGTACCTGAAACTCATACAGCTCCAGAGATTTGGGGCAGATCACTAGGTTGGTACGGTTTAGCAGTAGTAGACCTTATTTCGTTGTTACCAGATCAGCATCCGAAGAAATCAGAGCTTATCGAAGTTCTTCAAAACCTAGTTGGAAATTTAATTCGTTATCAAGATGCAGAATCGGGTTTATGGTATCAAGTAATTGATAAAGGGCACCTTGAGGACAATTGGTTAGAGAGTTCTTGTTCAAGTCTATTTGTTTATACGATTGCTAAAGCAGTGCGACTTGGATATATTGACGATAAATATTATGAAAATGCGAAAAAAGGTTTTGAAGGTATTATTACCCATGCCATTAAATTAGATGAGCATGATAATGTAATCTTAACAGGAATATGTATTGGCACGTCCATTGGTGTATATGATTATTATGTTGAACGGGAAACAAGTGAAAATGATTTACACGGAGTAGGGGCATTTATTCTCGCAAGTATGCAAATGTATCAACTAGAAAAGAAATAA
- a CDS encoding ABC transporter permease translates to MRSIKKNKWLYLMIAPGLLYFFVYKYIPMYGLIIAFQDYKPYLGITGSEWVGFQHFERLFTSPEFWMIFRNTLVLFALQILVFFPIPIIIALMLNEVRNQMFKKSVQTLIYIPHFMSWVVIVSISFVMLTLDGGIINSVIEALGFQKINFLMNPDTFRPMYILQVIWREAGWGTIIFLAAIAAVDPQLYEAAKMDGANRLRQAWHITLPAIRSVIVVLLILKIGDVLELGFEHVYLLLNASNREVGEIFDTYVYTAGLKQGQFSYSTAVGFFKGIVGLILVMFANWLAKKAGEEGVY, encoded by the coding sequence ATGAGAAGCATTAAAAAAAATAAGTGGCTTTATTTAATGATAGCCCCGGGGCTTTTATACTTTTTTGTCTATAAGTATATCCCGATGTATGGCCTAATTATTGCGTTTCAAGACTATAAGCCTTATTTAGGAATTACAGGAAGTGAATGGGTTGGCTTTCAACACTTTGAGAGGTTATTTACAAGTCCTGAGTTTTGGATGATCTTCCGGAACACACTCGTCTTATTTGCCTTACAAATATTAGTGTTTTTCCCGATTCCCATTATTATTGCTCTAATGCTTAATGAAGTACGAAATCAAATGTTTAAGAAAAGTGTTCAAACGTTAATTTATATCCCACATTTTATGTCATGGGTTGTAATCGTTTCAATCAGTTTCGTCATGCTGACACTTGACGGGGGAATTATCAACTCTGTTATTGAAGCTCTTGGTTTTCAAAAGATTAATTTCTTAATGAATCCAGATACTTTCCGTCCAATGTATATTTTACAAGTTATTTGGAGAGAAGCAGGATGGGGAACGATTATATTTTTAGCTGCAATTGCGGCTGTTGATCCTCAGTTATATGAAGCGGCAAAAATGGATGGAGCAAACCGTTTGCGCCAAGCGTGGCATATTACACTACCAGCAATTCGCAGTGTCATTGTTGTTCTATTAATCTTGAAAATTGGCGATGTGTTGGAATTAGGTTTTGAGCATGTGTATCTTTTGCTAAATGCTTCGAACCGTGAAGTCGGGGAGATTTTCGATACTTATGTTTATACAGCTGGTTTAAAACAAGGTCAATTTAGCTATAGTACTGCAGTTGGTTTCTTCAAAGGGATTGTTGGATTAATCCTTGTTATGTTCGCTAACTGGTTAGCGAAGAAAGCTGGAGAAGAAGGAGTTTACTAG